One segment of Desulfosudis oleivorans Hxd3 DNA contains the following:
- the tsaE gene encoding tRNA (adenosine(37)-N6)-threonylcarbamoyltransferase complex ATPase subunit type 1 TsaE: MSTVFRHRSSSPEETQALAERIGRLCATGAVIALTGDLGSGKTAFVQGLARGMGVSAACPVTSPSYTLVNQYSGTGGQTLCHIDLYRLVHPDQIEDLGTDELMDGDHVTAIEWAHKFGPDLWKEDIDITLDIVEDTVRDICVAPRTAKGEALVEQLIQMNS; encoded by the coding sequence TTGTCGACTGTTTTCCGACACAGATCAAGCTCGCCTGAAGAGACCCAGGCCCTGGCCGAACGAATCGGCCGGCTCTGCGCGACCGGCGCCGTCATCGCCCTGACCGGTGACCTGGGCAGCGGCAAGACCGCCTTTGTCCAGGGCCTGGCCAGGGGCATGGGGGTTTCTGCTGCCTGTCCGGTCACCAGCCCCAGCTATACCCTGGTCAACCAGTATTCCGGCACCGGCGGCCAAACCCTCTGCCACATCGATCTTTACCGCCTGGTCCACCCGGACCAGATCGAGGACCTGGGCACGGACGAACTGATGGATGGGGACCATGTGACGGCCATTGAGTGGGCCCACAAATTCGGACCGGATTTATGGAAGGAAGATATTGACATCACCCTTGATATCGTGGAAGATACCGTGCGCGATATTTGCGTGGCCCCCCGCACGGCAAAGGGGGAAGCGCTGGTCGAACAGCTGATTCAGATGAACTCATAA
- a CDS encoding bifunctional ADP-dependent NAD(P)H-hydrate dehydratase/NAD(P)H-hydrate epimerase has protein sequence MYLVCADEMRQMDRTTIEAFGIPGRVLMENAGRSATGWLLDTIPDALERRIAVIAGRGNNGGDGFVMARYLAQRGAEVTVFLLAEESKVSGDAKANLDLLSALNVPVICIPEEKSFARKKTALSHQHLFIDALLGTGLKFEVKGLFAKAIDFMNRSGRPVFAVDMPSGLDSDTGQPRGTCVKAAATATFGFAKPGQVLFPGAAFTGKLGVVDIGIPPFVADEADSRRWLLTPAMAAGYLRPREPDAHKGSAGHLLAVAGSAGKTGAAAMVGIAAMRSGAGLVTLAVPAGINAIVETLATEVMTLPVGDTDCRKFDETCMDSILEQTTGKKALAIGPGMGTGQAARNLLRGLMEKSDAPMVIDADGLTCLADDPDLLSFSRDRAVFTPHPGEMARLCGMTVAQVQNDRIRCAQDFARTHHVHLVLKGAGTVIAHPDGTVFVNRTGNPGMASGGMGDVLTGVIAGLFCQGYETGIAARLGVFLHGLAGDIAGEETGKTGLLASDVSFTLPRALQTLESKDHDRFVDCFPTQIKLA, from the coding sequence ATGTACCTTGTGTGCGCCGACGAGATGCGGCAGATGGACCGCACCACCATCGAAGCCTTCGGCATTCCCGGCCGGGTGCTGATGGAAAACGCGGGGCGGAGTGCCACCGGCTGGCTGCTTGACACCATTCCCGACGCCCTTGAAAGACGCATTGCCGTGATCGCGGGCCGTGGCAACAACGGCGGCGACGGGTTTGTCATGGCCCGGTACCTGGCCCAGCGGGGGGCCGAGGTCACGGTATTTCTGCTGGCCGAAGAGAGCAAGGTGTCCGGCGACGCCAAAGCCAACCTGGACCTGCTTTCCGCATTGAATGTGCCGGTAATCTGCATTCCAGAAGAAAAAAGCTTTGCCAGAAAAAAAACGGCCCTCTCCCACCAGCACCTGTTTATCGACGCCCTTCTGGGAACGGGCCTGAAATTTGAAGTCAAGGGGCTGTTTGCAAAGGCCATTGATTTTATGAACCGGTCAGGGCGGCCCGTCTTTGCCGTGGACATGCCCTCCGGCCTGGATTCAGACACCGGGCAGCCCAGAGGCACCTGCGTAAAAGCCGCGGCCACAGCCACTTTCGGTTTTGCCAAGCCAGGGCAGGTGCTGTTTCCCGGCGCCGCATTCACCGGAAAGCTGGGCGTGGTGGATATCGGCATTCCGCCATTCGTGGCCGATGAGGCCGACTCCCGGCGATGGTTGCTTACACCGGCCATGGCCGCCGGTTACCTTCGGCCCCGCGAGCCGGACGCCCACAAGGGAAGCGCCGGCCATCTGCTGGCAGTGGCCGGGTCCGCCGGAAAAACCGGGGCCGCGGCCATGGTCGGCATTGCCGCCATGCGGTCCGGCGCCGGCCTTGTAACCCTGGCCGTGCCCGCCGGCATCAACGCGATTGTGGAGACCCTGGCAACAGAAGTGATGACCCTGCCGGTAGGAGATACGGATTGCCGAAAGTTTGACGAAACATGTATGGATTCGATCCTCGAACAAACAACCGGCAAAAAGGCTCTGGCCATAGGTCCTGGTATGGGAACCGGGCAGGCTGCCAGAAACCTGCTGCGCGGTCTGATGGAAAAAAGCGACGCGCCCATGGTCATCGACGCCGACGGTCTCACCTGCCTGGCCGACGATCCGGACTTGCTCTCTTTTAGCCGGGACCGGGCGGTGTTCACCCCCCACCCCGGCGAAATGGCCCGGCTCTGCGGTATGACCGTCGCCCAGGTGCAAAACGACAGGATCCGGTGCGCCCAGGACTTTGCCCGGACCCACCACGTCCACCTGGTTCTCAAGGGGGCGGGTACGGTCATCGCCCATCCCGACGGCACGGTGTTTGTCAACCGCACCGGCAACCCGGGAATGGCCTCCGGCGGCATGGGAGACGTGCTGACCGGCGTCATTGCGGGCCTGTTCTGCCAGGGATATGAGACAGGGATTGCGGCCCGGCTGGGCGTTTTTCTTCACGGCCTGGCCGGAGACATCGCGGGAGAAGAGACCGGGAAAACCGGACTGCTGGCCTCCGATGTGTCGTTCACCCTGCCCCGGGCCCTTCAAACCCTTGAAAGCAAGGACCATGACCGGTTTGTCGACTGTTTTCCGACACAGATCAAGCTCGCCTGA
- a CDS encoding pyridoxine 5'-phosphate synthase produces the protein MTHLAVNVDHIATLRQARGVDYPDPVAGAVLAQLAGAHGIVAHLREDRRHIQDTDVVRLRAAARRFILEMAVTPEMEKIALSVKPDLVTLVPEKRKELTTEGGLNLARHGGPVAKTIETLHRNEIPVSLFIDPDPGQVRRSHDAGAMAVEIHTGAFCEAATEKIRQKEFDRIRKAVEVARNLGLIVNAGHGLCYTTIEWMVTLKEIDEFSIGHSIVSRAALVGMDRAVRDMLALIS, from the coding sequence ATGACACATCTGGCCGTCAACGTAGATCACATCGCCACCCTGCGCCAGGCACGGGGCGTGGATTATCCCGACCCCGTGGCCGGGGCCGTGCTGGCCCAGCTGGCCGGTGCCCACGGCATCGTGGCCCACCTGCGGGAGGACCGGCGCCACATTCAGGACACCGACGTGGTGCGGCTCCGGGCCGCCGCCCGCCGTTTTATCCTGGAGATGGCGGTGACCCCGGAGATGGAGAAAATCGCCCTTTCGGTCAAGCCCGACCTGGTCACCCTGGTGCCGGAAAAGCGAAAAGAGCTCACCACCGAAGGGGGGCTCAACCTTGCCAGACACGGCGGGCCGGTGGCAAAAACCATTGAAACCCTGCACCGCAACGAAATTCCGGTCAGCCTGTTTATTGACCCGGACCCCGGCCAGGTGCGCCGTTCCCATGATGCAGGGGCCATGGCCGTGGAGATTCACACCGGCGCCTTTTGCGAGGCCGCCACCGAAAAAATCCGTCAAAAAGAGTTTGACCGGATTCGAAAGGCCGTGGAAGTGGCCCGCAACCTTGGGCTGATTGTCAATGCCGGGCACGGGCTCTGTTACACCACCATTGAATGGATGGTCACCTTAAAGGAGATCGACGAATTCAGCATCGGCCACAGCATCGTCTCCCGGGCCGCCCTGGTGGGGATGGACCGGGCCGTCCGCGATATGCTGGCCCTTATCTCATGA
- the ybeY gene encoding rRNA maturation RNase YbeY, giving the protein MASPDNTELSILITDDDAIAEMNQVYLGRTGPTNVIAFPMQEGAFADLTPGLLGDVVISADTALREARSMGVSLEARFTELLIHGILHLSGYDHEQSDTEAEKMEAKTRELLKMLASL; this is encoded by the coding sequence TTGGCCAGTCCTGATAATACCGAACTCTCCATCCTGATCACGGACGACGACGCCATTGCCGAAATGAACCAGGTCTACCTGGGCCGCACCGGCCCCACCAACGTGATTGCCTTTCCCATGCAGGAAGGAGCGTTTGCCGATCTTACCCCCGGCCTGCTGGGCGACGTGGTAATATCCGCGGATACGGCCCTTCGGGAGGCCCGGTCCATGGGCGTCTCCCTGGAGGCCCGCTTTACAGAGCTGCTGATCCATGGTATTTTGCACCTTTCCGGATACGACCACGAACAGTCCGACACCGAGGCGGAAAAAATGGAGGCAAAAACGCGGGAACTGCTGAAAATGCTGGCGAGCCTATAG
- a CDS encoding HD family phosphohydrolase: protein MAIPFLTKSLLPPVDSRSFRWGLLIATALVFSMTLSLSSFKIRDYAYQLGDVAGEDIKAPKDLLIKDARATEEKRAQAGDRVLTVYDHNDTLAEQINRQLAVSFELARNALQGKISSADTSAKPGHDLLWEYKPKFEQTLGISVSNGAYGILEKEKFSKKIEILIGRIVTEILANGVVANKENLLRERERGIVLSTISNQQEEIVTNLRRFYGLDQAQIMVRVVGEPLLADVDYTVKNLIVDFAQRLITPNITLNTNKTEKRRQDAQASVSQVAYEVKKGEMILREGQRINELDLLKLESLRAEAKNQDSLATSLGAALIGALVFFVVYLRNSESSRRGVLADNKNLLFFATMLCLSLMAARLAFSLGEAMAFSASSPTITPQSILLAVPLAASAMIVCLFMNIELTASFALILALCTGAIFNNNFEVVVYSILNLTMAAFWMQHCRERKVFIKAGAKLGLFNVAAITAINLYQGDLSGAGMLTDCGLAFFGGFLSGVLTAGLAPIIEMVFDYTTDIKLLELSNLDQPLLKRLMLEAPGTYHHSLVVGAMAEAAASEVGANPLLARVCGYYHDIGKIRKPLYFVENIRDGKNKHDKLAPSMSGLILMSHVKDGVDIARQHRLGKAVVDAIEQHHGTRIIAYFYEKAKRQAEESGKEKEINVNDFRYPGPKPQTREAGLIMLADEIEAAARTLESPTPSRLQGLMQDLINRTFSDGQLNECELTLKDLNNIAKSFNTILSGIYHHRIEYPSAENGKKKDGSPDKQPPKSPPPAPETPDSEKDAGRLKRLGQS, encoded by the coding sequence ATGGCCATTCCCTTTCTCACAAAAAGCCTGCTTCCCCCTGTTGACAGCCGCTCTTTCCGGTGGGGCCTGCTGATCGCCACGGCCCTGGTCTTTTCCATGACCCTGTCGCTCTCCTCTTTCAAAATCCGGGACTATGCCTACCAGCTGGGGGATGTGGCCGGCGAAGATATCAAGGCCCCCAAGGACCTGCTGATAAAGGACGCCCGGGCCACGGAAGAAAAACGGGCACAGGCCGGGGACCGCGTGCTGACGGTGTATGACCACAACGACACCCTGGCCGAACAGATCAACCGCCAGCTGGCCGTGAGCTTTGAGCTTGCCAGAAACGCCCTTCAGGGGAAAATCTCTTCTGCCGACACCTCCGCCAAGCCCGGCCATGACCTTTTGTGGGAATACAAGCCCAAGTTTGAACAGACCCTGGGCATCAGCGTGAGCAATGGGGCCTACGGCATTCTGGAAAAAGAAAAATTTTCAAAAAAAATTGAAATCCTGATCGGCCGTATTGTCACCGAGATTCTTGCCAACGGCGTGGTGGCCAACAAGGAGAACCTGCTGCGGGAACGGGAACGGGGCATTGTCCTGAGCACCATAAGCAACCAACAGGAGGAGATCGTCACCAACCTGAGGCGCTTTTACGGCCTGGACCAGGCCCAGATCATGGTCCGCGTGGTGGGTGAGCCCCTGCTGGCCGACGTGGACTACACGGTAAAGAACCTGATCGTGGATTTTGCCCAGAGACTGATTACCCCCAACATTACACTGAATACAAACAAAACCGAAAAACGCCGGCAGGATGCCCAGGCCAGCGTCAGCCAGGTGGCCTACGAGGTGAAAAAAGGGGAGATGATCCTGCGGGAGGGCCAGCGCATCAATGAGCTGGACCTGCTGAAGCTGGAGTCCCTTCGGGCGGAAGCCAAAAATCAGGACTCCCTGGCCACCTCCCTGGGGGCCGCCCTGATCGGGGCACTGGTTTTCTTCGTGGTCTATCTTCGAAACTCGGAAAGCAGCCGGCGCGGTGTGCTGGCCGACAACAAGAATCTGCTCTTTTTCGCCACCATGCTCTGCCTCTCCCTGATGGCGGCCCGGCTGGCCTTTTCCCTGGGCGAGGCAATGGCCTTCAGCGCGTCATCGCCCACCATCACGCCCCAGTCGATCCTGCTGGCCGTGCCCCTGGCCGCCAGCGCCATGATCGTCTGCCTGTTCATGAACATTGAACTCACCGCCTCCTTTGCCCTGATCCTGGCCCTGTGCACCGGCGCCATTTTCAACAACAACTTCGAGGTGGTTGTCTACTCCATTTTAAACCTGACCATGGCCGCCTTCTGGATGCAGCACTGCCGGGAACGCAAGGTCTTTATCAAGGCCGGGGCCAAGCTGGGCCTCTTTAACGTGGCGGCCATCACGGCCATCAACCTCTACCAGGGCGACCTGTCCGGTGCCGGCATGCTGACCGACTGCGGCCTGGCCTTTTTCGGCGGGTTTCTCTCCGGCGTGCTGACCGCCGGCCTGGCACCCATCATTGAAATGGTGTTTGACTACACCACGGACATCAAGCTGCTGGAGCTTTCCAACCTGGACCAGCCCCTGCTCAAGCGGCTCATGCTGGAGGCCCCGGGCACCTATCACCATTCGCTGGTCGTGGGCGCCATGGCAGAGGCCGCCGCTTCAGAGGTAGGGGCCAACCCCCTGCTGGCAAGAGTGTGCGGCTACTACCACGACATCGGCAAAATTCGAAAACCCCTCTATTTTGTTGAAAACATTCGGGACGGCAAGAACAAGCACGACAAGCTGGCCCCCTCCATGTCCGGCCTGATCCTCATGTCCCACGTCAAGGACGGGGTGGACATCGCCCGGCAGCACCGGCTGGGCAAGGCCGTGGTAGACGCCATCGAGCAGCACCACGGCACCCGGATCATCGCTTACTTCTATGAAAAAGCCAAGCGGCAGGCAGAGGAGAGCGGCAAGGAAAAAGAGATCAATGTCAATGACTTTCGATATCCCGGCCCCAAGCCCCAGACCCGGGAGGCCGGCCTGATCATGCTGGCCGACGAGATCGAGGCAGCGGCCCGGACCCTGGAGTCCCCCACCCCCTCCCGTCTCCAGGGCCTGATGCAGGACCTGATCAACCGCACCTTTTCCGACGGCCAGCTCAACGAGTGCGAGCTGACCCTCAAGGATTTAAACAACATCGCCAAGAGCTTCAACACCATTCTCTCCGGCATCTACCACCACCGTATCGAATACCCGAGCGCGGAAAACGGAAAGAAAAAAGATGGAAGTCCAGATAAGCAACCGCCAAAAAGCCCACCGCCTGCCCCCGAAACACCGGATTCTGAAAAAGACGCAGGCCGTCTTAAACGCCTTGGCCAGTCCTGA
- a CDS encoding PhoH family protein, with protein sequence MKHAHTETDQPVQLELSDIRLAMQLFGEHGGHLKKIAADLGVKIDARGSTVFIQGDTIAADLARIVLTQLYTLLEAGYPVYVEDVDHAVRALREDHRTDIKDLFLDTVCMTAKKRPITPRSPRQKTYIEAIRRFDIVFGIGPAGTGKTYLAMAMAVAAFKKGLVNRIILTRPAVEAGEALGFLPGDLAEKIDPYLRPLYDALYDMMSFEKIAGLMEKKVIEVAPLAFMRGRTLNDSFIILDEAQNTTTQQMKMFLTRIGFNSKAVITGDITQIDLPTGKSSGLIEAKDILTDITGIEFVFFSKKDVVRHSLVEKIIAAYEEKTDGISNGLK encoded by the coding sequence ATGAAACACGCGCACACGGAAACAGACCAGCCGGTTCAGCTTGAACTGTCGGACATTCGCCTGGCCATGCAGCTGTTCGGCGAGCATGGCGGCCACCTGAAAAAGATCGCCGCCGACCTGGGGGTAAAAATCGACGCCCGGGGCAGCACGGTCTTTATCCAGGGCGACACCATTGCCGCTGACCTGGCCCGGATCGTTCTCACCCAGCTTTACACCCTGCTGGAGGCCGGCTACCCCGTTTATGTCGAGGATGTGGACCACGCGGTCCGTGCCCTGCGGGAAGACCACCGCACCGACATCAAGGACCTGTTTCTCGACACCGTATGCATGACCGCCAAAAAACGGCCCATCACGCCCCGCAGTCCCCGGCAGAAAACCTATATTGAGGCCATCCGGCGGTTTGACATCGTGTTCGGCATCGGCCCGGCCGGCACCGGCAAAACCTACCTGGCCATGGCCATGGCCGTGGCCGCGTTCAAAAAAGGGCTGGTCAACCGGATCATTCTCACCCGGCCGGCGGTGGAAGCCGGCGAGGCCCTTGGGTTTCTGCCCGGGGATCTGGCCGAAAAGATCGACCCCTACCTGCGGCCCCTGTACGACGCGCTCTACGACATGATGAGTTTTGAAAAAATCGCCGGCCTGATGGAAAAAAAGGTAATCGAAGTGGCGCCCCTGGCCTTCATGCGGGGCCGCACCCTAAACGACTCTTTTATCATTCTCGACGAGGCACAGAACACCACCACCCAGCAGATGAAGATGTTTTTGACCCGCATCGGGTTCAACTCCAAGGCGGTGATCACCGGCGACATCACCCAGATCGACCTGCCCACGGGCAAGTCCTCCGGCCTGATTGAGGCCAAGGATATCCTTACCGACATTACCGGTATCGAGTTCGTCTTTTTTTCAAAAAAGGACGTGGTGCGCCATTCGCTGGTGGAAAAGATCATCGCCGCCTATGAAGAAAAAACCGATGGTATATCCAACGGCCTGAAATAA
- a CDS encoding CvpA family protein, with protein sequence MNIVDMVVIAVVCVCLIRGVFRGLSRELSSIIGILAGFYSAYLFYPHAAGKLPAFIPGGAFADMAGFALVFCCVVIAVGLLGLLVRYALGITMMGWLDRVLGGLFGAVKGVLIVVVLLFFITRVGGAALPYAKNSRFHGMAVDMAGSMTDVVSGKFYKNIYSKAQEIKKRWIR encoded by the coding sequence ATGAACATAGTCGACATGGTGGTCATTGCCGTTGTGTGCGTGTGCCTGATCCGGGGAGTCTTCCGGGGCCTGAGCCGGGAGCTCTCCTCCATCATCGGCATTCTGGCCGGGTTTTACAGCGCCTATCTTTTTTATCCCCATGCGGCCGGAAAATTGCCGGCCTTTATTCCCGGGGGGGCCTTTGCCGACATGGCCGGGTTTGCCCTTGTGTTCTGCTGCGTGGTGATCGCCGTGGGGCTTTTGGGCCTGCTGGTCCGGTATGCCCTGGGCATCACCATGATGGGCTGGCTGGACCGGGTCCTGGGCGGCCTTTTCGGCGCGGTCAAGGGCGTCCTGATCGTGGTGGTGCTGCTCTTTTTTATTACCAGGGTGGGCGGCGCGGCCCTGCCGTACGCCAAAAATTCCCGGTTTCACGGCATGGCGGTGGACATGGCCGGCTCCATGACCGACGTGGTCTCCGGAAAGTTTTACAAAAACATCTATTCAAAGGCTCAGGAGATCAAAAAACGATGGATCAGGTAG
- the mazG gene encoding nucleoside triphosphate pyrophosphohydrolase, which yields MDQVAPESNRETQMERLARIVDTLRGDKGCPWDREQTPRSMTVYLVEEVHELVDAIMEADPAKICEELGDLLFHILFLESIFRGRGDFDLQDVARISAEKMIRRHPHVFGDKEAKTVEDVKNRWHRIKQREKAGAGEKKSLMDSVPRNLPTLVRAYRITERASRVGFDWPDTAGVMDKIKEEFAELEAAMAENDKAHVTEEVGDLLFSLVNLARFLRVHPETALADTVKKFEKRFIYIEAEASKSGRTLEEMTLQEMDALWDEAKSLQV from the coding sequence ATGGATCAGGTAGCACCGGAAAGCAACAGGGAGACGCAGATGGAACGGCTGGCCCGGATTGTCGATACATTGCGGGGCGACAAGGGGTGCCCCTGGGACCGGGAGCAGACCCCCCGCTCCATGACGGTCTACCTGGTTGAGGAGGTTCACGAGCTGGTTGACGCCATCATGGAGGCGGACCCGGCCAAGATTTGCGAAGAGCTGGGCGACCTTTTGTTTCATATTCTGTTTCTGGAAAGCATCTTCCGGGGCCGGGGCGATTTTGATCTCCAGGACGTGGCCCGCATATCCGCGGAGAAAATGATCCGGCGCCATCCCCACGTGTTCGGCGACAAGGAGGCCAAAACCGTGGAGGATGTGAAAAACCGCTGGCACCGGATCAAGCAGCGGGAAAAAGCCGGGGCCGGGGAAAAAAAGTCACTCATGGACTCGGTGCCCCGCAACCTGCCTACCCTGGTGCGGGCCTACCGGATCACCGAGCGGGCCTCCCGTGTGGGGTTTGACTGGCCTGATACCGCCGGGGTGATGGACAAGATAAAAGAGGAGTTTGCCGAGCTGGAGGCGGCCATGGCGGAAAACGACAAGGCCCATGTCACCGAAGAGGTGGGGGACCTGCTGTTTTCCCTTGTCAACCTGGCCCGGTTTCTGCGGGTGCACCCGGAAACCGCCCTGGCCGATACCGTGAAAAAGTTTGAAAAACGGTTCATTTATATAGAAGCAGAGGCCTCCAAAAGCGGCAGAACACTGGAGGAGATGACCCTTCAGGAGATGGACGCGCTCTGGGACGAAGCAAAATCGTTACAGGTGTAA
- the hisH gene encoding imidazole glycerol phosphate synthase subunit HisH, translating into MITIIDYEAGNLTSVARALVKTGHECVITGDPEKIAAAERLIFPGVGAAGAAMASLERSGIDAAISVAVGRGIPVMGICLGTQVILEESSENNARCLGIIKGKVLPFALDMVDGSGDRLKIPHMGWNAVAMQTPHPVFDGIDPEDRFYFVHSFYPAPADPSTVIATTDYGVTFASVIGFANLVATQFHPEKSGRAGLRILENFCRWNPC; encoded by the coding sequence ATGATAACGATTATTGACTACGAAGCCGGCAACCTGACCAGCGTGGCCAGGGCCCTTGTGAAAACCGGCCATGAATGTGTGATCACCGGGGACCCGGAAAAGATCGCCGCTGCCGAACGGCTGATCTTTCCCGGCGTGGGCGCGGCCGGGGCCGCCATGGCAAGCCTGGAGCGGTCCGGCATTGACGCGGCTATCTCCGTGGCTGTGGGACGGGGTATTCCGGTGATGGGCATCTGCCTGGGCACCCAGGTGATCCTGGAAGAAAGCAGCGAAAACAACGCCCGATGCCTGGGCATTATAAAAGGAAAGGTCCTGCCCTTTGCGCTGGACATGGTAGATGGCAGCGGCGACCGGCTCAAGATTCCCCACATGGGGTGGAACGCGGTTGCCATGCAAACACCCCATCCCGTGTTTGACGGTATTGATCCGGAGGACCGGTTCTATTTTGTGCACAGTTTCTACCCGGCCCCTGCCGATCCGTCCACGGTCATTGCCACCACCGACTACGGCGTGACCTTTGCGTCGGTCATCGGGTTTGCCAACCTGGTGGCCACCCAGTTCCACCCGGAAAAAAGCGGCCGGGCCGGACTTCGTATTCTGGAAAATTTTTGCAGGTGGAACCCATGTTAA
- the hisF gene encoding imidazole glycerol phosphate synthase subunit HisF: MLTRRIIPCLDVRDGRTTKGIKFENNVDIGDPVEMAKVYYEAGADEIVFYDITASHEKRGLMIDVVRKVAETIFIPFSVGGGIRTVTDMRDTLLAGAEKISVNSSAVQNPAIISEGAEKFGSQCVVLGMDVKRVEKRKEIPSGFEIVINGGRTYMGIDALWWAREAQRLGAGEICLNSIDADGVCRGYDIELTRLISENVTIPVIASGGAGEPVHLHDALTEGRADAALIASMVHYGHHTIGGIKEYLDQRGVPVRMKW, encoded by the coding sequence ATGTTAACACGAAGAATCATACCCTGCCTGGATGTTCGGGACGGGCGGACCACCAAGGGCATCAAGTTTGAAAACAACGTGGATATCGGCGATCCCGTGGAGATGGCAAAGGTCTATTACGAGGCCGGGGCCGATGAGATCGTTTTTTACGACATCACCGCCTCCCATGAAAAACGGGGACTGATGATCGACGTGGTGCGAAAGGTGGCGGAAACCATCTTTATTCCCTTTTCCGTGGGCGGCGGCATTCGCACCGTTACCGACATGCGCGACACCCTGCTGGCCGGGGCCGAAAAGATCAGCGTCAACTCCTCGGCCGTGCAGAACCCGGCCATTATCTCCGAAGGGGCTGAAAAGTTCGGCAGCCAGTGCGTGGTGCTGGGCATGGATGTCAAGCGCGTGGAAAAGCGTAAAGAGATTCCTTCCGGCTTTGAGATCGTGATCAACGGGGGCCGTACCTATATGGGCATAGACGCCCTGTGGTGGGCAAGGGAGGCCCAGCGCCTGGGCGCCGGCGAGATCTGCCTGAACTCCATCGACGCCGACGGGGTGTGCCGGGGATACGACATTGAGCTGACCCGCCTGATTTCCGAAAACGTCACCATTCCGGTAATTGCCTCGGGCGGGGCCGGCGAGCCCGTCCACCTGCACGACGCCCTGACCGAAGGCAGGGCCGACGCGGCCCTGATCGCCTCCATGGTCCACTACGGCCACCACACCATCGGCGGCATCAAAGAGTATCTGGATCAGCGCGGTGTGCCGGTCCGCATGAAGTGGTAA
- a CDS encoding WG repeat-containing protein — MRSITAAMAAILLLAGCLTPGPSRDAGPWTLFLDEQTGLYGYRDAKGEIKIPAKFIMAGSQEFNHITAVVEQIGEDGFQDYYLLKTGEKVGTGCLYLWDNTPDCECEGKIRFRDPETDRVGFFDANGRVVIPAEYSDARPFRNNLAVVLKDAVRVCPDGTPWSADSGPCEHWQWQRGRVLLIDPENRVVVEDFPQTGRFDWFSLRFSEAADPDPLRESFKATDGRYISFVNFEKEFAHWLASAFLVSDTPDALGRCAFDEITYWEEDAGQWRQEEKDRFLEKAGGRMLQVIGQIRSGALEYEVHNTPGLNPFIFQGDRYAAYFDTCGNPMDWKYPVFDLVVSYRDKVDGKISHQDVFEFLRTVDGVYQLVSAPVLASP, encoded by the coding sequence ATGCGTTCAATCACTGCCGCCATGGCGGCCATTTTGCTTCTGGCCGGGTGTCTGACGCCCGGGCCGTCCCGGGACGCCGGTCCCTGGACCCTGTTTCTTGATGAACAGACCGGTCTTTACGGGTACAGGGACGCCAAAGGGGAGATTAAAATCCCGGCGAAATTCATCATGGCCGGCAGCCAGGAATTTAACCATATCACTGCCGTTGTGGAACAAATCGGCGAAGATGGCTTTCAGGATTACTACCTGCTGAAAACCGGGGAAAAGGTGGGAACCGGCTGCCTGTACCTGTGGGACAACACACCGGATTGCGAATGTGAGGGAAAAATCCGGTTTCGTGACCCGGAAACGGACAGGGTCGGCTTTTTTGACGCCAACGGCCGGGTGGTGATTCCGGCGGAATACAGTGATGCCCGGCCGTTCAGGAACAATCTTGCCGTGGTACTCAAGGACGCTGTAAGGGTCTGCCCGGACGGCACCCCCTGGTCGGCGGACAGCGGCCCGTGCGAGCACTGGCAGTGGCAGAGGGGCCGGGTGCTGCTGATCGATCCGGAAAACCGCGTGGTGGTTGAAGATTTTCCGCAGACCGGCAGATTTGACTGGTTTTCACTTCGCTTTTCAGAAGCAGCGGATCCTGACCCGCTGCGGGAATCCTTCAAGGCAACAGACGGCCGGTATATCTCTTTTGTAAATTTTGAAAAAGAGTTTGCCCACTGGCTCGCGTCGGCGTTCCTGGTGTCAGACACGCCGGACGCACTGGGGCGGTGCGCGTTTGACGAAATCACGTATTGGGAAGAGGATGCCGGACAATGGCGGCAGGAAGAAAAGGACCGGTTCCTGGAAAAAGCCGGTGGCAGGATGCTTCAGGTGATCGGGCAAATCCGGAGCGGCGCCCTTGAATATGAGGTGCACAACACGCCGGGGCTGAACCCCTTCATCTTCCAGGGCGACCGGTATGCCGCTTATTTTGACACCTGCGGAAATCCCATGGACTGGAAGTACCCGGTGTTTGACCTGGTTGTCTCATACCGGGATAAGGTCGACGGCAAAATTTCCCATCAGGATGTTTTCGAATTTCTCAGGACGGTGGACGGGGTCTACCAGCTGGTCAGCGCCCCTGTGCTTGCCTCGCCCTGA